The Rhodohalobacter barkolensis genome includes the window TAGTAGATACATTAAGTAAATATCATTCGACAGCTGATTTAAAGAATGAAATAGAAAGAATTGATCGTGAAGCTCAAAAATTTATCTCCAGTGAATTTGGAGATACTAAGGCAAAGGCATTTAATCATTTGGGACTTGGCTATGGAAAAGGTGTTTCAATTGAAACAGGGATTGAAGCAAATGTCGCAAGTGGAATAGCGACTGGATTGTCAGCTCAGGGAGGGGGCGGATCTGAAGTTTTATACGATTTTGTCAACATGGATCGTGAGGTGTATATCTTCACAGCCTGTGGAATAGGTGTTAATTTAGCAGGAGTTGGTATAGGTACATCTCTATCGGCTAATGTAGGTTTATCAGGATACAAAAAGTGGCTCCTGAATTTAATTCAAGACAAACGGAATAATAAGTTTCAAGGTCCAGCCAAGGCATCGAGTTTTGGTATTGGAGCATCCGGCTTTTTGGGTGCAGTAGGTTTAGACGCATCTGTTTCTATCGGTAAATCACAAGATGTAGAAGGTGATGCAAGTTTCTATAACTTAATTGAATGTCCATCCTATTTTAATGCCTCACCAACACCTAATGGAGTTAAAGAAATATTTTTTGAGGTTTCTGTAGGTACAGGTGCGGGTGTTGGAGGAGAATTAATTGCCGCCCTTCAAGCAGGTCAAATCGGATCAAATCGAAGTGCGATAAATGGTAGTTACTCCAGCTATGAAAACAAATATTCAAGCAGAAAGATCTCTTCTTATAAAATGTCTGCTGAGTTATTGACTAGTTCTCCTTTTCTAGGTGTTACTACAGGATTACCAGGAGTAAATGACTTAACAGCAGCGGCACTTGCAATTCATTATGGTGGTATTGATCCATCTGAATTCGATCAGGCAAAACCTGCTTTATCATTTAGCCCAGAAGTATTTCATTTACCTTCTGCAGAAGATTCTTATCAATTAGAGATAAGCAACATTGGCACTGGTGAAATTGAGTGGGAAATTGTTCAACCAGGCGTTGAATGGATGATAGTTACTCCTACGTCAGGAACAGGCAGAACTTTGGTTGACATAATTGTTGATGAAAATACCACAGGTGATGAACGTACAGCTGAACTTTACATTAATTCCAATGGTGGAAACTCTGAACCAATTCTAATTACTCAAGAAAAAAGACCATTAACCAATGGCTTGGTAGCATCTTATCCATTCAATGGTAACGCCAACGATGAGACTGGAAATGGATTTGAAGGAACTGTATATGGAGCCAGTTTAACAGAAGATCGGTTTGGAAATATCAATAGCGCTTATGGTTTTAATGGGACAAATAGTCACATTGACCTTCCAAGTAGTGTACTAAATGAGGAAGCAGGTACTATATCAATCTGGTTCAACGTGTCAAATGAATTTGGTACGAGTTATAATAGTGGGCATATTTTTTCTTCAGCAAATTTTACTAGTCCAGACGGTACTCGTCTGTATTTATGGGTTAAGGCAGATAATAGTTTTGGCTCTAGTTTCATTTCGGAAATTATGGGTGAAGTTCCTATCAACAGAGAGGCTTGGCACCATGCTGTGCTAACATGGGACGATAATATGGCCAATTTATATTTAAATGGGACAAAAGTAGAATCTATAAGTGGTGGCAGACCAGCTGCAGAAAGGGTTACAATTGGGAGCTATGGACATGGTTTTAATGCATTTTTTGAGGGAAAAATCGACGACGCAAAAATATACAATATAGCTCTATCAGAAGATCAGGTTTTATCGCTGTACCAAGAAAACGGTTGGACAGGTCACACAGGTGATTGGCCAAAGGATACCACCACTGAAATCGTCGATGTATACAACCCTGCAACGGGACAAACCTGGATGGACCGCAATCTGGGCGCCAGCCGAGCGGCAACCTCCATGGACGATGAAGAGGCCTACGGCGACCTCTACCAGTGGGGCCGGGCAGCCGATGGGCATGAAAAAAGAGACTCCGACACAACATATACGCTAAGCAACACCTATACGCCCGGCCATGGCAACTTCATTTTGAATTTCGACAACAAACCAGATGACTGGCACAGCCCGCAAAACGATAATCTGTGGCATGGGGTTGATGGAATCAACAATCCATGCCCGAATGGTTACAGGTTGCCAACCGAGGCTGAGTGGGAAGCGGAGCGCCAAAGTTGGAGCAGTAATAACAGAGTAGGCGCTTTTGCCTCTCAGCTTAAGCTGCCTGTGGCGGGTCACCGCAACCGCGCCAGTGGTTCGCTCGATGCTGTAGGCTCAAACGGTCGCTATTGGTCGAGTACAGTTTTCGGTTCTCTCTCACGGTATCTGATATTCTTTGATGACGCTGCTGATATGCTCAATAACTACCGTGCGGTCGGCTATTCCGTCCGCTGCATTAAGGATTGATCTGCAATCAGAATAAAAATGAAAGGCGACAGAAAATCTTTAAAAAATTATTCTGTAATACCATTCAAGCATACAGAATAGATATAACTCTATTTCTTTCTAAAGAATAGAACTAAATATCAATTAAAAAATTTGTGGCATGACAAGGAAAATTTATTTACCACAGGCTCTCTTTTTTTTCGGATTTGTTACCATGATTATTATCACATCATGTAGTGATAAAAGTCCTACATCTGTAACTGAGGATCCAGAGAAAGGAAGTATAGAGGGACAAACAATCACCTCTGATACACAAGAGGGTATTAATGATGCATTTGTCATCTTATCTGCACAAAATATTACTGACCGGGAAACCTACACAGAAGATGGAAAGTTTCAATTTTCCAACCTCGACCATGGAGAGTATCAGTTAAAAATCAGACTGCCACAGGGCTACAGTGAAAATGACAACCTGGAGAAGATAATTACAGTTGATGGGCCTGTAAATATTGAAGTACGCGCCGATCCAGTAAGAGAACAAACTGTTACGATTCAAAGAGGAACAAAAGATACATTAGCCACAAGTTCCGGCGTCTATCTCACTGTCGATGCAACAGAGTCTGAAGCAGATGTCGAAATGCATATCGAAGAGACCGTTGAGTCTTTATTCTCCGGCCAACAAATCCTGTCAAAACCTATTCAGATTAGACTAGGGTCAAGTAACGGTGGCTCTACTTCCAGCTTGTTGCAGGCGGAAATGATATCATCGGCCACATCAGGTAATAAAATCACTATGAGTATTTTACAGTCCTACTCGGGCAATACTGATGAGGCTATGTTTGCATTTCAATTTGATGAGGAGGAACCTGTATTTGCCTATGCTGAAGGGATACCAAAAGAATACTTAGATTCGAGGGTAAATCAGGGAACAGAAGTAATGGCTCATGAATTTACGCTGTCACCTGATGCTGAATTTCAATTTAAAGCAGCGCTGACCAAAATAGATCGTACTTGTGATGACTCAGAGATCAGCCAAGGTTATCGAAGTCTGAAAGAGCTTGATGGGGTGCTGGATGGTGAAAAGCCGTTAATTCTCATCCATGGTATTCAGCTTCAAAACGCTACCTGCGATGATTTTCTTGATTACGATCCTGAGGTGGACCTTTTTGAGCCGCTCCTCAAGGAATTACAAGAGGATCACGACATTCACAGTAACTATAAAGTGTACATCTACAGATATACGTCCAATGCCCCGGTGTTGGAAAATAGCGTGGCTTTATGGGATATGATGCAATCAGAGGGGATAGAAGAACCGGTTATTATTGCTCACAGTATGGGAGGTCTGGTAGCACGGGGTTTGATGCTGTCAGAGGGAGAAGATAAAGTTGACGGGCTTATTACCTTGGGTACACCTCATGAAGGTTCGCCATTGGCTGACCTGATAAGTAGTACCCACAATATCAAAGAATTTTGTGATCAAAATCCAATAATTGCGAGTAGACCATTTTGTCAGGTAGGGAAATTAGGTTCCCTAGTTCCCAATACACCGGGGTTTTTAGATCTGAGTCCAAATAGTGATGTAATATCGGATTTTCAAAATTTGAAAGGAAGTAATGAAAAGATTTATTCTTTAGGAGGTAAATTGAATCCTGAAATGGATTGGGACCTCATAATGGGACCTCGAATAAAAGCTCCTCAAACAGATCTTGTTTATCAGGCAGGGTGGAGTTTTTTAGGTGGTGTCTCTTCTTACAATGATGGCATTGTCCCATTGGAAAGTGCTCTGCCGGAATGGTCGGGATTACAGTCAATTTTAAATGATCACAATCATTCAGAAGTTGCAAGAGGTATTCATGATAATGCTTCCTCAGTATTTGATGTTGTAAGGCCTGTCTTATTGCAGCTTGCATCGATAATTACTGTCCCGCAACTGGTAACAAGCGATGTGACAGATATAACCTCAACAAGTGCAACTACTGGTGGCCAAATATCGAATGATGGAGGCGCAGATATTACGGCTCGCGGTGTTTGTTGGAGCACCAATCAAGATCCCAGTTTAAACGATTCATGCACCAATGATGGCAGTGGCGTTGGCGAATTTGAAAGCACTATTACCGACTTAACTGCTGAAACGGAATATTTTGTGCGCGCTTATGCTACCAATGATCAAGGAACGGGATATGGCGAGCAGAGAAACTTCACCACTGAGTCTGAATCTGGTAATGGGGACTGGCCAAGGGATACCACCACTGAAGTAGTCGATGTATACAACCCCGCAACCGGTCGCACCTGGATGGACCGTAACCTGGGTGCCAGTCGAGCAGCGACATCGAGAACAGACTCAGAGGCATATGGCGACCTCTATCAGTGGGGTCGGGCTGCGGATGGACATGAGAAAAGGAATTCCAGTACAACTTCGACTCTCAGTAATACTGATCAACCCGGGCACAGTAACTATATCCTTGCACCTAACTCACCTCGTGACTGGAGAAGCCCGCAAAATGACAATCTTTGGCAGGGAGTAAATAGTATAAACAATCCGTGCCCGGATGGCTACAGATTGCCAACCGAGGCTGAATGGGAAGCAGAGCGACAAAGCTGGAATAGTAATGACATTGTTGGGGCATTTGAATCACCCTTAAAACTCCCAGCAGCGGGCTTTCGAGATAACAGCAGTGGCTTTCTTGACGGAGTTGGCGGCTACGGTTTTTACTGGTCAAGTACGGTTTCTGAGACCTTCTCACTGTATCTGTTCTCAGATAGCATCAGTGCCTATATACTCAGAGAATTTCGTTCGAGTGGGCTTTCTCTGCGATGCATTAAGGATTGATTTAACAGCAAAACTAAGAAAGCGTATAAAATTTTAAATGAAGTACTAACAACCTCCACCAGCTATGAATAGAATCATTTCCTTTTCTATAATTGTGCTTTTATTGATTGCTACACTTTCTTGTTCTACAGAAAGCACACCTATTTACTCTCTTTCAGTAACGGCAAATCCTTCCGAAGCTGGTTCGGTAACACCATCATCTGGTGAATATGAACAGGGAGAACGTGTAGAGATAACGGCAACTCCGAATGATGGCTGGATGTTCGATAGTTGGCAGGGGGATCATACCGGTAGCAGTAATCCAGCTTCGGTTACCATGAGCTCTGATAAGCAGATCTCTGCTCGCTTTGTTGAGAGAACCTATCCTTTGACTATCAATACAGAAGGTGAGGGTACTGTTCAGGAGAATATCATATCTCAAAAGACAACTGATTATGAAGAAGGCACTGTTGTAGAGCTAACTGCAGAGCCTGCCGATGGATGGAGATTTGTTCGGTGGGAAGGGGACTTGGAAGGTTCAGAGAATCCTGCAACAATTGAAGTTGACAGTGAGAAAACAGTTACTGCTGTATTTGAACGAAGAGACTACCCGTTGACAATTAATGTTGATGGAGAAGGAACAGTTGCCGAAGAAGTAATTCAGGCTAAAACGACGGACTATCCATATGAAACCAACGTCCAGCTGACGGCCAATCCGTCAGAAGGTTGGGTGTTTTCCCATTGGGAAGGAGACGTGACCGGAAGTGAGAACCCGTCCACCATTGAAGTTACAAATGAGAAAACGGTGACGGCTGTGTTTGAACGAGAGATGTTTGCAATCTCCTACACACTGAATGGAGAAGGGCAGGTTACAGAAACCCTGTCCACAGGCACGAAAGCTGAAGACGGGTCTTATGAATTTGAGTCTACCGTTGTAATATCGGCCGTGCCTGCTGAGGGCTGGCAGTTTATCGGCTGGGCTGGTGATTTACAAGGCACGGACAACCCACAGACCGTTACCATTGATTCCGATAAAAGCGTGACAGCCAATTTTGATCGAAAAGATTATCCACTAACCATCAATATACAAGGTGAGGGTACGGTAGCAGAAGAAGTGATTCAGGCCAAGACGACTGATTACCCATATGAAACCAATGTGCAGCTCACGGCCAATCCTGCTGATGGCTGGGTGTTTTCTCGCTGGGAAGGAGACGTAACCGGTAGCGCGAATCCGTCTACCGTTGAAGTGACGAATGAGAAAACGGTGGCGGCTGTGTTTGAAAAGACATTCTATTTACATCCTAATGGGGTTACTATTATGTGTCCAAATACATCTCCTGGAGATAAAGGATTGGTTAATGGAATAGAATATGAATCTGTGGATAGAGTACTCCTCAGTCAACGCAGAGATGATGGTTCTGACTTATCAAAGGTTTGTGTTTCTTTAATAACGAATATGTCATACACGTTTTCTGGCACTCCATTTAACCAAGATATTAGTAATTGGGACGTAAGTTCGGTCACTGAAATGATATACATGTTTCATGGCACTCCATTTAATCAAGACATTAGTAATTGGGACGTAAGTTCTGTGACCAATATGTTAAGCATGTTCGAAGGCACTCCATTCAATCAAGATATTAGTACTTGGGACGTAAGTTCGGTCACTAATATGTCTTTGATGTTTACTCGAAGTCAATTTAATCAATCCATTGGAAATTGGGACGTAAGTTCTGTGACCGATATGTCTAGCATGTTCGAAGACACTCCATTTAATCAAGATATTAGTACTTGGGATGTAAATTCAGTTACTACTATGAGAAGAATGTTTTTCAGCACACCATTTAATAAATCGATTAATAACTGGGATGTAAGTTCAGTAACCGACATGTCTTTTTTGTTTATGGGTAGCTTTTTTAACCAACCCATTGGAAATTGGGACGTGAGTTCTGTGATCGATATGTCTAGCATGTTCGAAGGCACTGATTTTAATCAACCTATTGGTAACTGGAATGTGAGTGCAGTTAGTTATATGGGAAGGATGTTCTCTGGCACACCTTTCAATCAATCCATTACTAGTTGGAATGTGAGTTCTGTTACGAATATGCAAGAGATGTTTTATCGTGCCACAAATTTTAATCAAGATATTAGTAATTGGGATGTAAGTTCAGTCACTAATATGTCTTTTATGTTTAATCGAAGTCAATTTAATCAACCGATTGGAAATTGGAATGTAAGTTCTGTTAATAATATGCAAGCAATGTTCGCTCTTTCTCCTTTCAATCAGCCAATTGGTAGTTGGGATGTCAGTTCAGTCACTAATATGTCTGGTATGTTTTTAAGCACTCCATTCAATCAATCCATTGGAAATTGGGATGTGGGCGCAGTAAATACTATGGAAGAGATGTTTTACGCTAGTGAGTTCAATCAGCCTATTGGAAATTGGAATGTAAGTTCAGTTAATAATATGAATAAAATGTTTAGGGGTATCCCTAATTCTTATACAAATCCCTTCAATCAGGATATTGGAAACTGGAATGTAAGTTCTGTGGTATATATGGAGGAAATGTTTTACAGCAGTGAATTCAACCAACAAATTAACACGTGGTGTGTTGAACAAATTACATCTGAACCAAGTCTTTTTTCTGCAAGTAGCCCACTTATAGAAGATAATAAGCCAGTTTGGGGTACCTGCCCATCAAATTAAATTCTTAAATTAAACCGAGCATTCTACTTTTAAACGGTCCAGTTTTTGGGTTAGCCAACACAATAAGGCCTTGTAAATATGCCAGTATTTGACGGGGAAAACATCTGGAATACTACCGATAGCTATACAATCCTCCGTTGAGAATAAGAATAAGATGAAATGAACCCCCCGAACCAATCGGGGCAATGCTTTTATATGAACAATTTGGTTCTGGTGTTGATTGCAACACTAAGTGAGTTAATAATTTGCCACTAATACATTCCATATCCTTAATGGATGATCGGTGGAATTCAAAGGCTTTAAAGTGCTAATTAGAGTAAAAAAATGAGTGTATTGGTTGATTTTTATTTAACCGCTCTTCTTTCTGATTTATACCGAATTCAAGAGGCGTCCCATCCAGCACAGGCTTGAAATATTTGTATACCAGCAACGCAATGGTCAAGCCTGTTCCTGCACCAATTCCGGCTCCTGAAGCATTATCTGTTACAGCATGACCAACTAAAGCTCCTAAAGCACCTAAACCACCTGCGATGACTGCTCGGCTTTGTGGTGTGTCTTTCTCAAGAGCTTTCTTCAAAACAGATGGTAGAGTAATCATTCCGATTGGTCTGACATAATCCTCTCCTTCAGGCAGTAATGAGTAGTTATTTATGATTTCTGTAGCCTCTTTGACAATGCTATCACCCTTATTAGGGCTAAATGAGGGTGAATTAGGTTTGTTCTCTGTTGGATTTGGCCTTGTCTCTTTGATGAATTCACCTGAGACTAAAAATTCAGGAACATCATATCCTTTAATTCTACCTGATGGTAATTCAACAGCCCATTCACTAACCGGATATCCTCCACAATTGTATCCATTTTTGACAGCTTCGGTTAATGAGGGTGGTGCAACACCTAATACTTCAGCTAATTGCTTTCCATTTAGGAATATTCGATTGTCGGATGGGGATTGTGTTGTAGATGGTGATGGGTCCATTTTATACCTCTTTGTTAAATAAATAGGTAAGTAAGGCTATCACACCTCCGGTGAGGAGTGCTCTTCTTAACCCATTTATGAATTGTTGTTTTTGTTTATTTCTCTCTGCTTGCTGCAACCTTTCTTGCAGTTGTATCATGGTAGCCAATGCAAAATCATTAGGCTGGGCTGTACCACGTTCCCACTTTAGAACTGCCTGGGCAGTTACACCGAAGTGTTTGCCAAATTCGGCTAAACTCCATCCTAATTGTTGTCGTAATTGAATGATTTCTGATGGTTGCATGATGATTTAACATACGAAATTTTCCGATAAAAATCATCTTAGTTGTTAACTAAGTTAATATTATAGACAGAAATAAGCCCCAATAAGCGGTAATTAGCGCTTATTGGGGCTAAATTAGGGTAATCATCGTGTAGTTTGTCAGATCAAAGAATGAAGCTTTTCTCTGGTTTTATTTTTTTCTGCCTCTAAGCATTCATTGTAACTTGGCATCTTTTCAATAGAAATATCTAAATCGATATCAACCTCGCAATTTTCATTGAATGGGATATATAGTTCTTTACAAACCCTTATAATTTCTGCACAGCATGATTCTGGTTGAGTAAGTATCTGCTTTTCAGTAAACCTAATTACTACCCATCCATGATCCTTAAAAA containing:
- a CDS encoding BspA family leucine-rich repeat surface protein; this translates as MNRIISFSIIVLLLIATLSCSTESTPIYSLSVTANPSEAGSVTPSSGEYEQGERVEITATPNDGWMFDSWQGDHTGSSNPASVTMSSDKQISARFVERTYPLTINTEGEGTVQENIISQKTTDYEEGTVVELTAEPADGWRFVRWEGDLEGSENPATIEVDSEKTVTAVFERRDYPLTINVDGEGTVAEEVIQAKTTDYPYETNVQLTANPSEGWVFSHWEGDVTGSENPSTIEVTNEKTVTAVFEREMFAISYTLNGEGQVTETLSTGTKAEDGSYEFESTVVISAVPAEGWQFIGWAGDLQGTDNPQTVTIDSDKSVTANFDRKDYPLTINIQGEGTVAEEVIQAKTTDYPYETNVQLTANPADGWVFSRWEGDVTGSANPSTVEVTNEKTVAAVFEKTFYLHPNGVTIMCPNTSPGDKGLVNGIEYESVDRVLLSQRRDDGSDLSKVCVSLITNMSYTFSGTPFNQDISNWDVSSVTEMIYMFHGTPFNQDISNWDVSSVTNMLSMFEGTPFNQDISTWDVSSVTNMSLMFTRSQFNQSIGNWDVSSVTDMSSMFEDTPFNQDISTWDVNSVTTMRRMFFSTPFNKSINNWDVSSVTDMSFLFMGSFFNQPIGNWDVSSVIDMSSMFEGTDFNQPIGNWNVSAVSYMGRMFSGTPFNQSITSWNVSSVTNMQEMFYRATNFNQDISNWDVSSVTNMSFMFNRSQFNQPIGNWNVSSVNNMQAMFALSPFNQPIGSWDVSSVTNMSGMFLSTPFNQSIGNWDVGAVNTMEEMFYASEFNQPIGNWNVSSVNNMNKMFRGIPNSYTNPFNQDIGNWNVSSVVYMEEMFYSSEFNQQINTWCVEQITSEPSLFSASSPLIEDNKPVWGTCPSN
- a CDS encoding LamG-like jellyroll fold domain-containing protein, yielding MGNVSTFSRVFLLVAVSIMLMVSCGDEGPINVNEEPEIVIQKKEAALEKAEQILPSDLLNSLEDEIDSQSSNIKEAFLDTLSSSLEQLVDTLSKYHSTADLKNEIERIDREAQKFISSEFGDTKAKAFNHLGLGYGKGVSIETGIEANVASGIATGLSAQGGGGSEVLYDFVNMDREVYIFTACGIGVNLAGVGIGTSLSANVGLSGYKKWLLNLIQDKRNNKFQGPAKASSFGIGASGFLGAVGLDASVSIGKSQDVEGDASFYNLIECPSYFNASPTPNGVKEIFFEVSVGTGAGVGGELIAALQAGQIGSNRSAINGSYSSYENKYSSRKISSYKMSAELLTSSPFLGVTTGLPGVNDLTAAALAIHYGGIDPSEFDQAKPALSFSPEVFHLPSAEDSYQLEISNIGTGEIEWEIVQPGVEWMIVTPTSGTGRTLVDIIVDENTTGDERTAELYINSNGGNSEPILITQEKRPLTNGLVASYPFNGNANDETGNGFEGTVYGASLTEDRFGNINSAYGFNGTNSHIDLPSSVLNEEAGTISIWFNVSNEFGTSYNSGHIFSSANFTSPDGTRLYLWVKADNSFGSSFISEIMGEVPINREAWHHAVLTWDDNMANLYLNGTKVESISGGRPAAERVTIGSYGHGFNAFFEGKIDDAKIYNIALSEDQVLSLYQENGWTGHTGDWPKDTTTEIVDVYNPATGQTWMDRNLGASRAATSMDDEEAYGDLYQWGRAADGHEKRDSDTTYTLSNTYTPGHGNFILNFDNKPDDWHSPQNDNLWHGVDGINNPCPNGYRLPTEAEWEAERQSWSSNNRVGAFASQLKLPVAGHRNRASGSLDAVGSNGRYWSSTVFGSLSRYLIFFDDAADMLNNYRAVGYSVRCIKD
- a CDS encoding FISUMP domain-containing protein, which produces MTRKIYLPQALFFFGFVTMIIITSCSDKSPTSVTEDPEKGSIEGQTITSDTQEGINDAFVILSAQNITDRETYTEDGKFQFSNLDHGEYQLKIRLPQGYSENDNLEKIITVDGPVNIEVRADPVREQTVTIQRGTKDTLATSSGVYLTVDATESEADVEMHIEETVESLFSGQQILSKPIQIRLGSSNGGSTSSLLQAEMISSATSGNKITMSILQSYSGNTDEAMFAFQFDEEEPVFAYAEGIPKEYLDSRVNQGTEVMAHEFTLSPDAEFQFKAALTKIDRTCDDSEISQGYRSLKELDGVLDGEKPLILIHGIQLQNATCDDFLDYDPEVDLFEPLLKELQEDHDIHSNYKVYIYRYTSNAPVLENSVALWDMMQSEGIEEPVIIAHSMGGLVARGLMLSEGEDKVDGLITLGTPHEGSPLADLISSTHNIKEFCDQNPIIASRPFCQVGKLGSLVPNTPGFLDLSPNSDVISDFQNLKGSNEKIYSLGGKLNPEMDWDLIMGPRIKAPQTDLVYQAGWSFLGGVSSYNDGIVPLESALPEWSGLQSILNDHNHSEVARGIHDNASSVFDVVRPVLLQLASIITVPQLVTSDVTDITSTSATTGGQISNDGGADITARGVCWSTNQDPSLNDSCTNDGSGVGEFESTITDLTAETEYFVRAYATNDQGTGYGEQRNFTTESESGNGDWPRDTTTEVVDVYNPATGRTWMDRNLGASRAATSRTDSEAYGDLYQWGRAADGHEKRNSSTTSTLSNTDQPGHSNYILAPNSPRDWRSPQNDNLWQGVNSINNPCPDGYRLPTEAEWEAERQSWNSNDIVGAFESPLKLPAAGFRDNSSGFLDGVGGYGFYWSSTVSETFSLYLFSDSISAYILREFRSSGLSLRCIKD
- a CDS encoding helix-turn-helix domain-containing protein; protein product: MQPSEIIQLRQQLGWSLAEFGKHFGVTAQAVLKWERGTAQPNDFALATMIQLQERLQQAERNKQKQQFINGLRRALLTGGVIALLTYLFNKEV